The Nitrospira sp. KM1 genome includes a window with the following:
- a CDS encoding hemerythrin domain-containing protein, whose protein sequence is MKNQTTQTGPETDMEEDVDIDNEDEGEEDEEEMDEDDGEGSDDDGEKASGEVFEQLKADHRKVQELFKKFEEGDKRARTSIAEEVLKALEIHSALEEELVYPAIAEVIDEQDLVDEAREEHHVVKLLIKELRKMDVGDKGYATKFKVLGELVGHHIEEEENEMFPQAEEADIDAEALTEEVSARRDKLTHKYEGAGKKSSGGKRKSAA, encoded by the coding sequence ATGAAAAACCAGACAACCCAAACTGGGCCCGAAACGGATATGGAAGAGGATGTGGATATCGATAATGAAGATGAAGGCGAAGAAGATGAAGAAGAGATGGATGAGGATGATGGAGAGGGATCGGATGATGATGGAGAAAAAGCGTCTGGAGAAGTGTTTGAACAATTAAAAGCCGATCACCGCAAGGTGCAAGAGCTATTCAAAAAATTTGAAGAGGGGGATAAACGTGCCCGGACCTCCATCGCTGAGGAGGTGTTAAAGGCTCTCGAAATCCATTCGGCTCTAGAGGAAGAGCTGGTCTATCCCGCTATCGCTGAAGTGATAGACGAGCAAGATCTTGTGGATGAGGCTCGGGAAGAGCATCACGTCGTCAAGCTGCTCATTAAGGAGCTGCGTAAAATGGACGTCGGAGACAAGGGATATGCTACAAAATTCAAAGTGCTGGGCGAGTTGGTCGGTCATCATATTGAAGAAGAAGAGAACGAAATGTTCCCTCAGGCTGAAGAAGCGGATATCGATGCCGAAGCACTGACCGAAGAAGTCTCTGCGCGGCGGGATAAACTCACTCACAAGTACGAAGGGGCAGGAAAGAAGTCTTCGGGCGGGAAGCGGAAAAGCGCGGCGTAG
- a CDS encoding cytochrome B6, which produces MRSRYSGNFVASALILSATTIITTMWVSLDSALLAQSTLDAKKAQHQSSGSGNAGAIEHAKEKGFDGVDFSYDLFGASPAQNANKAFEQVMKKDVAEKPGVMKQQHQLLHDRYDLSCRTLDGVTMTKGKPQPIGPTVKLPSGLSWDQVGEMGAEDIRKKKTFPPGFDRLPHVKHAVGGQVFPHIQTKEFPRLERFDVEFDLPECILPEFPPPIFLTTHPELGDVSQGEVLTADNFDRLFRGLITPAQLDGLRMLVTQFPQEEFNATSDRKSAKPSLGVSCLDCHVNFHTTGQFHLNPDTRPQLDRLRLDTTSLRGMFNQQIHGSKRSIRSVEDFTEFEQRTAYFNGDPIRAMKKGMNIIDRVPVAHMGQIQNMIDFPPAPHLDPMTGRLDRTKANSKEIQGEDLFFGKAKCVACHLPPAYTDHQMHDFHLERFGATADGPIKTFVLRGIKDSPPYFHDGRLPTLEDTVEFFNVVGNLRLNKEEKSALVAFMRAL; this is translated from the coding sequence ATGAGGAGCAGATATTCGGGAAACTTCGTTGCATCAGCACTTATTCTTTCCGCCACAACTATTATCACGACTATGTGGGTGAGCCTGGATTCTGCCCTTCTAGCCCAATCGACCCTTGACGCTAAAAAGGCACAGCATCAATCTTCGGGATCGGGTAATGCCGGCGCAATCGAACATGCGAAAGAAAAGGGGTTCGATGGCGTAGATTTCTCCTACGATCTCTTCGGTGCCTCTCCCGCTCAAAACGCGAATAAAGCTTTTGAACAGGTAATGAAGAAAGATGTGGCGGAGAAACCGGGGGTGATGAAACAGCAGCACCAGCTTTTGCACGACCGTTACGATTTGAGCTGTAGGACCTTGGACGGCGTGACCATGACCAAGGGCAAACCACAGCCGATCGGTCCTACGGTGAAGCTGCCATCGGGACTTTCATGGGACCAAGTCGGAGAAATGGGTGCGGAAGATATCAGGAAAAAGAAGACCTTTCCGCCAGGGTTTGACAGGCTGCCTCATGTCAAACATGCCGTAGGAGGGCAAGTCTTCCCACACATCCAAACGAAAGAATTCCCCCGATTGGAACGGTTCGATGTGGAATTCGACCTCCCGGAATGCATCCTCCCGGAATTCCCTCCTCCCATTTTTCTCACGACCCATCCCGAACTGGGAGACGTATCTCAAGGAGAAGTGTTGACTGCTGATAACTTTGACCGTTTATTCAGAGGCCTGATCACACCGGCCCAACTGGATGGTTTGCGAATGCTCGTCACTCAGTTTCCGCAAGAAGAGTTCAACGCGACTTCCGACAGGAAGTCTGCCAAACCGAGCCTTGGCGTCAGTTGCTTGGATTGTCATGTGAATTTCCATACCACCGGTCAATTTCATTTGAACCCTGACACCAGACCGCAGCTGGATCGTTTGAGGTTGGATACGACCAGCCTTCGAGGCATGTTCAATCAACAAATTCACGGATCGAAACGTTCAATCCGTTCAGTTGAGGATTTTACGGAATTCGAGCAGCGCACTGCCTATTTCAACGGCGACCCTATTCGGGCCATGAAAAAAGGCATGAACATCATTGATCGTGTTCCAGTTGCGCATATGGGTCAAATACAGAACATGATCGATTTTCCTCCAGCCCCGCATCTCGATCCGATGACGGGACGTCTCGATCGGACCAAAGCGAATTCAAAAGAAATTCAGGGAGAGGATCTCTTTTTTGGGAAAGCCAAATGCGTCGCTTGTCACCTGCCGCCGGCCTATACGGACCATCAGATGCATGACTTTCATTTGGAGCGTTTCGGCGCCACCGCTGATGGACCGATTAAGACCTTCGTGCTCCGTGGCATCAAAGATTCACCGCCATATTTTCATGACGGACGACTTCCGACGCTTGAAGATACCGTTGAATTTTTTAATGTCGTGGGGAATCTCCGCCTGAACAAGGAAGAAAAGTCGGCACTGGTTGCGTTCATGCGGGCATTATAG
- a CDS encoding YtxH domain-containing protein gives MDHDQGHSLGILLAFLSGAALGSVAALLLAPQSGEDSREQLTDYARRMGDDVESASGRARETFTDMVNQGKETLQETGQKLREGSKASAT, from the coding sequence ATGGATCATGATCAGGGACATTCGCTCGGTATTCTATTGGCATTTCTCAGTGGAGCGGCTCTCGGGTCGGTCGCCGCCCTGCTGCTCGCGCCGCAGTCCGGAGAAGACTCGCGCGAACAATTGACGGACTATGCGCGACGCATGGGAGATGATGTCGAAAGTGCCTCAGGACGGGCCCGCGAAACTTTTACAGATATGGTCAACCAGGGAAAAGAAACCCTACAGGAAACCGGCCAGAAACTGCGTGAAGGGTCTAAGGCATCCGCCACGTGA
- a CDS encoding YtxH domain-containing protein, which yields MSDQDSSGRVMMAFLCGALLGTVAAILLAPQSGSESRDRLRGYAKRTEDDLRSYAGRAGDALEEIVSEGKEFVDAKKSVLREAFEAGRDAMKEEREKWRG from the coding sequence ATGTCAGACCAAGATTCTTCGGGAAGAGTCATGATGGCTTTTTTATGTGGGGCATTACTCGGCACGGTTGCCGCCATACTTCTTGCTCCGCAATCTGGAAGTGAATCGCGCGATCGGCTGCGAGGCTATGCGAAGCGGACGGAGGATGATTTGAGGAGCTATGCCGGCCGAGCGGGTGATGCGCTCGAAGAGATCGTCTCGGAAGGAAAAGAATTCGTCGATGCGAAGAAGTCAGTCTTGCGGGAAGCATTTGAAGCGGGGCGCGATGCCATGAAAGAGGAACGAGAGAAGTGGCGAGGTTAG
- a CDS encoding DUF748 domain-containing protein, translating to MRQPQKFSERTGRPGWIYAGLVVGLLLLAALVGIFFIDEPLRIYLEERANAGLPGYHVTIGGLELHPLAVSAELRDVTLRRHDSSQAPQVVIPHITTTLQLSSIFSAMMIGDIQIDSPVVSVSQQQIERLLNKDRELVKAHVAAFQNRARQAMPFQTSLSIRNGHINIYGTGATEPLHLQSLSVTAANLTNRQEGGASHPVTWQATAGLNDQTGLEFDGQADVFASPLPKVDSTITAHRLRLTELMPVMQRYNVQIRSGELDLSGTLSQSGEWTTVTLDTLAVQQAAIDVVRPQGGWQPVQKTPSSNDKSKPASRNPYLRITVEHGQLSDSEFGFIDKATSREYRVFLSDTNVQLEHVSNRQEDGTATVELNGKFMGHGPTVIRGAIRPGQSAPDFDLNVRIIRTKVVSLNNVLQAYGHLDVTDGTFAFFSELSVRGDKITGYVKPFFKDVEIYDPQQDKEKALAQRAYEATVGGIVDLLKSDSRKEVATKTTVSGSIQDARIDIPHIIGKLIQNAFFNAVLPGLEKHKA from the coding sequence GTGAGACAACCCCAAAAATTTTCCGAGAGAACCGGCCGACCGGGCTGGATCTATGCGGGTCTTGTCGTCGGCCTGCTTCTGCTTGCGGCGCTCGTCGGCATCTTTTTCATTGATGAACCGCTACGGATCTACCTCGAAGAACGCGCCAATGCAGGACTCCCCGGATATCACGTCACCATCGGCGGACTCGAATTGCATCCGCTGGCGGTGTCGGCCGAACTGCGCGATGTCACTCTGCGGAGGCACGACTCCTCGCAAGCACCTCAGGTGGTGATTCCCCACATCACAACGACCTTACAGCTATCATCGATCTTCTCGGCCATGATGATCGGCGACATTCAAATCGACTCGCCGGTCGTCTCCGTATCCCAACAACAGATTGAACGGCTCCTCAACAAGGACCGAGAACTCGTCAAGGCTCACGTCGCAGCTTTTCAGAATCGCGCCAGACAGGCGATGCCGTTTCAAACTTCCCTCTCGATACGGAACGGGCACATCAACATCTATGGGACGGGAGCCACGGAACCGCTTCACCTTCAGTCGCTTTCGGTGACCGCAGCCAATCTCACAAACCGTCAGGAAGGCGGAGCCTCGCACCCCGTGACCTGGCAGGCAACTGCTGGCCTCAACGACCAGACAGGGCTGGAGTTCGACGGACAGGCGGACGTGTTTGCCTCTCCGCTTCCAAAAGTCGATTCCACCATCACGGCGCATCGGTTGCGGCTCACCGAGTTGATGCCGGTTATGCAACGATACAACGTCCAAATCCGAAGCGGAGAACTCGACTTGAGTGGAACGTTGTCGCAATCAGGTGAATGGACGACGGTCACGCTCGACACGCTGGCCGTCCAACAAGCCGCGATCGACGTGGTTCGTCCTCAGGGAGGCTGGCAGCCTGTCCAGAAGACCCCGTCCAGTAATGACAAATCCAAACCGGCCTCGCGCAATCCGTACCTCCGCATCACTGTAGAGCACGGACAGCTCTCGGACAGTGAATTTGGCTTTATCGATAAGGCGACCTCCAGGGAGTACCGCGTGTTCCTCTCCGATACGAATGTGCAATTGGAGCACGTCAGCAACCGCCAGGAGGACGGAACCGCAACGGTGGAGCTCAATGGAAAGTTCATGGGACACGGCCCAACGGTCATCCGAGGAGCCATTCGGCCAGGACAATCTGCTCCTGATTTCGATTTGAATGTGAGGATTATTCGAACAAAGGTCGTCAGTCTGAATAACGTCTTGCAGGCCTACGGCCATCTCGATGTGACCGACGGCACGTTTGCGTTTTTCAGTGAACTGTCAGTCAGAGGAGACAAGATCACTGGCTACGTCAAACCGTTCTTCAAGGATGTGGAAATATACGATCCTCAGCAGGACAAGGAGAAGGCGCTGGCCCAACGAGCCTATGAAGCGACGGTAGGCGGCATTGTCGACTTATTGAAAAGCGACTCACGGAAGGAAGTGGCAACCAAGACCACTGTATCCGGATCGATCCAAGACGCCCGTATCGATATCCCACATATCATCGGAAAGCTCATTCAAAACGCGTTTTTCAACGCGGTGCTGCCAGGTCTCGAAAAACACAAAGCCTGA
- a CDS encoding phosphoketolase, whose product MKPKKKNDGRMSAGLLDRMDAYWRAANYLSVGQIYLLDNPLLKKRLTRAHIKPRLLGHWGTTPGLNFIYVHLNRVIKAQDLNMMYIAGPGHGGPGVVANTYLEGTYSEVYPHVSQDEEGMKKLFKQFSFPGGIPSHVAPETPGSIHEGGELGYALVHAFGAVFDNPDLIVAAVVGDGEAETGPLAASWHSNKFLNPVRDGAVLPILHLNGYKIAGPTVLARVPKDELTALFNGYGYRPIFVEGDDPMPMHRAMAAALDDATADIRTIQTTARTKGFSQRPRWPMIILRSPKGWTGPKEVDGKKIEGTFRAHQVPMGDMEKTSHVRILERWMKSYRPQQLFDTSGRLIAELAELAPVGTRRMSANPHANGGLLLKELRLPDFRDYAVSIPKPGSMEAEATRVQGRFIRDVLKMNARKFRIFGPDETASNRWTAVFEVDERCSTAEVLKTDDHVSAAGRVMEVLSEHMCQGWLEGYLLTGRHGFFNCYEAFIHIADSMFNQHAKWLKVTNHLDWRRPIASLNYLLTSHVWRQDHNGFSHQDPGFIDHVVNKKAEVIRVYLPPDANTLLSVTDHCLRSRQHVNVIVAGKQPAPQWLDMDAAIKHCISGVGIWKWASNDQDGEPDVVMACCGDVPTLETLAAVSLLREYFPDLRVRVVNVVDLMKLQPTSEHPNGLSDPDFNSLFTTNKPIIFAFHGYPMLIHRLTYRRANHHNLHVRGYKEEGTTTTPFDMTVLNDLDRFHLVADVIHRAALQGSRADYVKQSIRNKLIEHKQYIATYGEDMPEIRNWKWKG is encoded by the coding sequence ATGAAACCAAAAAAGAAGAATGATGGACGCATGAGCGCCGGCTTGCTCGACAGAATGGACGCCTATTGGCGGGCCGCGAATTATCTTTCAGTCGGTCAGATCTACCTGCTCGACAACCCCCTGTTGAAGAAGCGTCTCACGCGCGCGCACATCAAACCTCGGCTGCTGGGCCATTGGGGTACCACGCCCGGACTCAATTTTATTTACGTCCATCTAAACCGAGTCATCAAAGCTCAGGACCTCAACATGATGTATATCGCCGGTCCCGGACACGGTGGTCCGGGTGTTGTCGCAAACACCTACCTGGAAGGGACGTACAGTGAAGTGTATCCGCATGTCTCTCAGGACGAAGAAGGGATGAAGAAGCTCTTCAAGCAATTTTCGTTTCCCGGCGGCATACCAAGCCATGTGGCGCCGGAAACGCCCGGCTCAATTCACGAAGGGGGAGAACTCGGCTATGCCCTTGTCCATGCATTCGGCGCTGTGTTCGACAACCCTGATTTGATCGTGGCCGCCGTCGTTGGGGATGGAGAGGCGGAGACCGGCCCCCTGGCTGCGAGTTGGCATTCCAATAAGTTTCTCAATCCGGTCCGCGACGGCGCCGTTCTGCCGATTCTGCATTTGAACGGATACAAGATCGCCGGTCCGACCGTGCTTGCCCGTGTTCCGAAGGATGAATTGACAGCGCTGTTCAACGGGTACGGCTACCGGCCGATATTCGTTGAAGGCGATGACCCGATGCCGATGCATCGCGCCATGGCCGCTGCGCTGGACGACGCGACAGCCGATATCCGGACGATTCAGACCACCGCTCGTACCAAAGGATTTTCTCAACGTCCTCGCTGGCCCATGATTATCCTCCGCTCACCCAAGGGCTGGACGGGGCCGAAAGAAGTCGACGGGAAGAAGATCGAAGGCACCTTTCGCGCGCATCAAGTGCCGATGGGTGACATGGAAAAAACGTCGCATGTTCGTATCCTTGAACGATGGATGAAATCCTACAGACCTCAACAGTTGTTCGATACATCGGGCAGACTGATAGCCGAACTGGCGGAACTGGCGCCGGTCGGAACCAGGCGCATGAGCGCCAATCCTCATGCGAATGGCGGGTTGCTCTTGAAGGAACTCCGGCTGCCGGATTTCCGAGACTATGCGGTTTCAATTCCGAAGCCGGGATCGATGGAAGCCGAAGCGACCAGGGTACAGGGCCGGTTCATCCGAGACGTTCTGAAGATGAATGCGCGCAAGTTCAGAATTTTCGGTCCGGATGAGACCGCTTCCAATCGCTGGACGGCCGTGTTCGAGGTGGACGAGCGTTGTTCCACGGCGGAAGTGCTGAAGACCGACGATCACGTGTCGGCTGCAGGCCGTGTGATGGAGGTCCTCAGTGAACACATGTGCCAGGGATGGCTTGAAGGCTATCTGCTCACAGGACGTCACGGATTTTTCAATTGCTATGAAGCGTTCATCCATATCGCGGACTCCATGTTCAATCAGCATGCGAAGTGGTTGAAGGTCACCAATCATCTGGACTGGAGACGTCCTATTGCGTCGCTGAATTATCTCCTGACCTCCCACGTGTGGAGACAGGATCACAACGGTTTCAGTCATCAGGATCCTGGATTTATCGATCACGTCGTCAATAAGAAGGCCGAGGTCATTCGTGTATATCTCCCGCCGGATGCCAATACCCTCCTGTCGGTCACGGACCATTGCCTGCGCAGCCGCCAGCATGTCAACGTCATCGTGGCCGGCAAGCAGCCCGCTCCGCAGTGGCTGGATATGGATGCGGCGATCAAGCATTGCATCAGCGGTGTCGGGATTTGGAAGTGGGCGAGCAACGACCAAGATGGTGAGCCGGATGTGGTCATGGCCTGCTGCGGGGATGTGCCGACACTGGAAACGCTGGCGGCCGTATCGTTGTTGCGCGAGTATTTTCCTGATCTGAGAGTCCGGGTGGTGAACGTGGTGGATCTCATGAAGCTGCAGCCGACCAGTGAGCATCCGAACGGGCTGAGCGATCCGGATTTCAACTCGTTATTCACGACCAACAAGCCGATCATCTTCGCGTTCCATGGCTACCCCATGCTGATCCACCGGCTGACGTACCGGCGCGCCAATCACCACAATTTGCATGTGAGAGGCTACAAGGAGGAAGGGACGACGACTACACCGTTCGACATGACGGTGTTGAACGACCTTGACCGCTTCCACTTGGTCGCCGACGTGATTCATCGGGCCGCCCTCCAAGGGTCGCGAGCTGACTATGTCAAACAGTCGATTCGCAACAAACTGATCGAGCATAAACAATACATCGCCACCTATGGGGAGGACATGCCGGAAATCCGGAATTGGAAGTGGAAGGGGTAG
- a CDS encoding acetate/propionate family kinase, whose protein sequence is MDTKEPLILTMNGGSSSLKSSLYVGGSQLKCLATASIERIGTTGSTMIMTDRTTGKNEKRAVNAPTHGACVEPLMDSLKDKGNLGDIVAVGHRVVHGGPAYRTHARVTMDMLTELRRIGPYDPEHLPVEIDLIEEFGRRFPSAPQVACFDTAFHRTMPRIAQILPIPRRYAEMGVQRYGFHGLSYAFLMNELTRIAPDKGEGRVILAHLGNGASMAAVSKGQSVETTMGFTPTSGLPMSRRSGDLDPGLVAYLARTERMDAERFHAMVNKESGLLGMSEYSSDLRDLLERESLDSRAAEAVEVFCYQARKWIGALAAALGGLDTLVFSAGIGEHSPVIRARICAGLGFLGVEIDAARNEANARMISRDGCRVTIMVIPTDEEQEIARTVWAMIGS, encoded by the coding sequence ATGGACACGAAAGAACCCTTGATTCTCACCATGAACGGCGGATCATCGAGTCTCAAATCGTCTCTTTATGTGGGCGGGTCACAGCTCAAATGTCTCGCAACTGCATCGATCGAAAGGATTGGAACCACCGGCAGCACCATGATCATGACTGACCGGACCACGGGGAAAAATGAAAAGCGTGCCGTCAATGCTCCGACACACGGCGCCTGCGTCGAGCCGCTTATGGACAGTCTTAAGGACAAAGGCAATCTGGGTGACATTGTTGCCGTTGGTCATCGAGTCGTCCATGGTGGGCCGGCGTATCGAACCCATGCACGCGTGACAATGGACATGCTGACTGAGCTGCGTCGGATCGGCCCATACGACCCCGAGCACCTTCCGGTTGAAATCGACCTGATAGAAGAATTCGGACGACGCTTTCCTTCGGCTCCTCAAGTAGCCTGTTTCGATACGGCTTTCCATCGTACGATGCCGCGCATCGCCCAGATTCTCCCGATTCCCCGACGGTATGCCGAAATGGGCGTCCAGCGCTACGGGTTTCACGGGTTGTCCTACGCGTTTTTGATGAACGAGTTGACCAGGATCGCGCCGGACAAAGGCGAAGGCCGGGTCATTCTCGCTCATCTGGGAAACGGGGCGAGTATGGCCGCCGTCTCGAAGGGACAGAGCGTTGAAACGACGATGGGATTTACGCCGACCTCCGGACTGCCCATGAGCAGACGATCAGGTGATTTGGATCCCGGCCTGGTTGCCTATCTGGCCCGCACGGAACGCATGGACGCGGAGCGCTTTCACGCGATGGTCAATAAGGAGTCCGGGTTATTGGGAATGTCGGAATACAGCTCTGACCTGCGTGATCTGCTCGAGCGCGAATCCCTCGACTCCAGAGCGGCGGAGGCTGTCGAGGTCTTTTGTTATCAGGCAAGAAAGTGGATCGGCGCTTTGGCCGCCGCGTTGGGAGGACTTGATACGCTGGTTTTTAGCGCCGGCATCGGGGAGCATTCGCCGGTTATTCGAGCCCGCATCTGTGCGGGACTCGGATTTCTGGGCGTGGAGATCGATGCTGCCCGAAATGAAGCGAACGCCCGCATGATTTCGCGAGACGGGTGCCGGGTGACCATCATGGTCATTCCAACTGATGAAGAACAGGAGATCGCCAGGACCGTATGGGCAATGATCGGATCATAA
- a CDS encoding glycoside hydrolase family 3 protein, with amino-acid sequence MVRIDVGQCFLLGFRGLDIPDWLRTFAASYGLGGVILFDFNCQTRTYQNNIDSPDQVRALCADITALPSRPLVFVDQEGGRVCRLKSARGFAPLPSQQVFNELSDSDKRRLAADSFCELRRLGFHYNLAPVIDLNLNPMNPDIGAIGRSYSNDPDAVRANVRILNDVAHDAGIGLSLKHFPGLGGAIQNSHHDLTDVSCTITDEQLRLFYDLGHSLVGDSVVVSHGIVHQWEADRPVSMSSIAIGKLRQRIPDALLISDDLQMQGLQKKYSTREAVELGLRAGLDLLCIGNNLMPEDEEALTHAQYLTEDALANPILADRVEQGCQRVLRAKARFA; translated from the coding sequence ATGGTTCGTATCGACGTCGGACAATGTTTCCTGCTTGGATTCCGGGGACTCGATATCCCTGATTGGCTCAGAACCTTTGCCGCCAGTTATGGCCTGGGCGGTGTCATCCTCTTCGATTTCAACTGCCAGACTAGGACGTATCAGAACAATATCGATTCTCCGGATCAGGTACGAGCACTCTGTGCTGACATTACGGCATTGCCTTCCCGTCCTCTGGTGTTCGTCGATCAGGAAGGTGGAAGAGTCTGCCGATTGAAGTCGGCGCGAGGATTCGCTCCTCTGCCCAGTCAGCAAGTATTCAACGAGTTGTCGGACTCGGATAAGCGCCGCCTCGCCGCCGACAGTTTTTGCGAACTACGCCGTCTTGGATTTCATTACAATCTGGCTCCCGTGATCGACCTGAACTTGAACCCGATGAACCCCGATATCGGTGCAATCGGCCGGTCCTATTCTAATGATCCGGATGCTGTTCGTGCGAATGTCCGCATCCTCAATGATGTCGCGCACGATGCGGGAATCGGATTGAGCCTGAAGCATTTTCCAGGACTCGGCGGTGCAATTCAAAACAGCCATCACGATCTCACGGACGTTTCCTGCACGATCACTGATGAGCAACTGCGTCTCTTTTACGATTTGGGACACTCGCTGGTGGGCGACAGTGTTGTGGTGAGCCACGGCATAGTCCATCAGTGGGAGGCAGATAGACCCGTTTCCATGTCGTCAATAGCGATAGGAAAGCTTCGTCAACGCATCCCCGACGCATTACTCATTTCAGATGATCTTCAGATGCAGGGACTGCAGAAGAAATACTCAACCCGAGAGGCTGTCGAATTGGGACTGCGGGCAGGGCTTGATCTGCTGTGCATTGGAAACAACTTGATGCCTGAAGATGAAGAAGCATTGACTCATGCGCAATATCTTACGGAAGATGCACTCGCGAATCCCATTCTCGCCGATAGAGTCGAGCAGGGCTGCCAACGGGTCCTACGTGCGAAAGCCCGATTTGCCTAG